The following proteins are encoded in a genomic region of Cellulomonas sp. ES6:
- a CDS encoding carbohydrate ABC transporter permease — protein MVVGALQDERDTSLLGMLPLPGNLTLDNFAGVNRSIDLLQSLLNSLIMTAGVVGCTLVLGLMVGYALSVLSFRGQGLVFALVLLVQAIPFQLLMVPLYVMVVRYFGLADSYLGMILPFAVNSVAVLIFRQYFLQIPRDVFDAARIDGARELRIMTSIAVPLVRPAILTAMLVTFIGPWNEFLWPFLVTKDASMQPLAVSLANFSQANSTFQDNPMGAVLAGACVLAVPAVVLFLLFQRHFTSANLGSAVKG, from the coding sequence ATGGTCGTCGGCGCGCTGCAGGACGAGCGGGACACGAGCCTGCTGGGGATGCTGCCGCTGCCGGGCAACCTGACGCTCGACAACTTCGCCGGCGTCAACCGGTCGATCGACCTGCTGCAGTCGCTGCTCAACTCGCTGATCATGACCGCCGGCGTCGTGGGGTGCACCCTCGTGCTCGGGCTCATGGTCGGGTACGCGCTGTCCGTGCTGTCGTTCCGCGGCCAGGGGCTCGTGTTCGCCCTGGTGCTGCTGGTGCAGGCGATCCCGTTCCAGCTGCTCATGGTGCCGCTGTACGTGATGGTCGTCCGGTACTTCGGCCTCGCGGACAGCTACCTCGGGATGATCCTGCCGTTCGCGGTCAACTCGGTGGCCGTGCTGATCTTCCGGCAGTACTTCCTGCAGATCCCGCGGGACGTGTTCGACGCGGCCCGCATCGACGGAGCCCGCGAGCTGCGCATCATGACGTCCATCGCCGTCCCGCTGGTCCGCCCCGCGATCCTCACGGCGATGCTCGTGACCTTCATCGGGCCGTGGAACGAGTTCCTCTGGCCGTTCCTGGTGACGAAGGACGCGTCGATGCAGCCGCTCGCCGTCAGCCTCGCGAACTTCTCGCAGGCCAACTCCACGTTCCAGGACAACCCGATGGGCGCGGTCCTCGCGGGGGCGTGCGTGCTCGCGGTCCCGGCCGTCGTCCTGTTCCTGCTGTTCCAGCGGCACTTCACGTCCGCGAACCTCGGCTCGGCCGTCAAGGGCTGA
- a CDS encoding glycosidase: MTQVNPTASVQTVPYALRRVGTIMEPEPGNPLEVEGVLNPGTARGPDGELYLFPRMVAEGNVSRIGRARVVVTDGVPTGVERQGVVLAPDEQWEHGTRNAGVEDPRITFVEPLGLHVMTYVAYGPLGPRPALAVSEDTVAWRRLGPLRFGYQPELGTDLNLFANKDVVFFPEAVPGPDGRPWLALLHRPMWDLDWLRPGEGAPAPRGIEDDRPSMWIGFVDLDAVRRDLSALTSVTHASMVAAPEMPYEESKIGGGPAPIRVPEGWLVLHHGVTGADVKGFELAYGARYTAGAMLLDAADPRRVLARTAEPLLVPETDDELEGTLGNVVFPTAVEQVGARRFVFYGMADSRIGVAELVRADGAGSPDGAES, translated from the coding sequence ATGACCCAGGTGAACCCGACCGCATCCGTCCAGACGGTCCCCTACGCGCTGCGTCGCGTCGGCACGATCATGGAGCCCGAGCCGGGCAACCCGCTCGAGGTCGAGGGCGTCCTCAACCCCGGCACCGCCCGGGGCCCGGACGGCGAGCTGTACCTGTTCCCCCGGATGGTCGCGGAGGGCAACGTCTCCCGGATCGGCCGGGCCCGCGTCGTGGTGACCGACGGGGTGCCGACCGGCGTCGAGCGGCAGGGCGTGGTCCTGGCCCCGGACGAGCAGTGGGAGCACGGCACCCGGAACGCCGGCGTCGAGGACCCGCGCATCACGTTCGTGGAGCCGCTCGGCCTGCACGTGATGACGTACGTCGCGTACGGGCCGCTGGGGCCGCGTCCCGCGCTCGCGGTCTCCGAGGACACCGTGGCGTGGCGGCGGCTCGGCCCGCTGCGGTTCGGGTACCAGCCCGAGCTCGGCACGGACCTCAACCTGTTCGCGAACAAGGACGTCGTGTTCTTCCCCGAGGCCGTGCCCGGCCCGGACGGCCGCCCCTGGCTCGCGCTGCTGCACCGGCCGATGTGGGACCTGGACTGGCTGCGCCCGGGCGAGGGCGCGCCCGCCCCGCGCGGCATCGAGGACGACCGGCCGTCGATGTGGATCGGCTTCGTCGACCTCGACGCCGTCCGGCGCGACCTGTCCGCGCTGACGTCGGTGACCCACGCGTCGATGGTCGCGGCGCCGGAGATGCCGTACGAGGAGTCGAAGATCGGCGGCGGTCCCGCGCCGATCCGGGTGCCGGAGGGCTGGCTGGTGCTGCACCACGGCGTCACCGGCGCCGACGTCAAGGGGTTCGAGCTCGCCTACGGCGCGCGCTACACCGCCGGCGCGATGCTGCTGGACGCCGCCGACCCGCGGCGCGTGCTGGCCCGCACGGCCGAGCCGCTGCTGGTCCCCGAGACCGACGACGAGCTCGAGGGCACGCTCGGCAACGTGGTGTTCCCCACTGCGGTCGAGCAGGTCGGCGCCCGCCGGTTCGTGTTCTACGGCATGGCGGACTCGCGGATCGGCGTCGCGGAGCTCGTCCGCGCCGACGGCGCCGGCAGCCCCGACGGCGCCGAGAGCTGA
- a CDS encoding sugar ABC transporter substrate-binding protein produces the protein MAVLTAAAAVVVLPLTACGSGDGDDQGAGSGTGTGPIDIWYSTNEQEIAWGEQVVEAWNADHPDEQVTAQAIPAGSSSEDVISASITAGNTPCLVFNTAPSAVPGFQKQGGLVDLSTTFDDAEDYITGRSGAAADGFRSADGDLYQLPWKTNPFMLYYNKTVFEAAGLDAEDPQLETYDDLLAAAKAIKDSGAADYAIYPPATADYTNVNFDFYPFFLANSGGTQLIEDGEATFASDEALETLELWQTLYAEGYASAEAYSGDMWAGPFADGVAAMGIAGPWGAGQFDGKVEYGTVPIPTHDGTPADQTSTFADSKNVGLYSSCENQQTAWEFLKFATDDENDLALLETTGQFPTRTDVPELAADFLAEKPFFQSFAAAVPLAVDVPTVDGLAEKMQVFRDAWGEAVQSGSGDLPGVFGQAATTVDGLSG, from the coding sequence ATGGCAGTGCTGACGGCGGCCGCAGCGGTGGTGGTGCTCCCGCTGACGGCGTGCGGATCGGGCGACGGCGACGACCAGGGGGCGGGCTCGGGGACGGGCACGGGGCCGATCGACATCTGGTACTCCACCAACGAGCAGGAGATCGCCTGGGGCGAGCAGGTCGTCGAGGCCTGGAACGCCGACCACCCCGACGAGCAGGTGACCGCCCAGGCGATCCCCGCCGGCAGCTCCTCGGAGGACGTCATCTCGGCGTCGATCACCGCCGGCAACACGCCGTGCCTGGTGTTCAACACCGCGCCCTCGGCGGTCCCGGGCTTCCAGAAGCAGGGCGGCCTGGTCGACCTGTCGACGACGTTCGACGACGCCGAGGACTACATCACCGGGCGCTCCGGCGCGGCGGCCGACGGGTTCCGCAGCGCGGACGGGGACCTCTACCAGCTCCCCTGGAAGACGAACCCGTTCATGCTCTACTACAACAAGACGGTGTTCGAGGCCGCCGGCCTGGACGCCGAGGACCCGCAGCTCGAGACGTACGACGACCTGCTGGCCGCCGCGAAGGCGATCAAGGACTCGGGTGCCGCGGACTACGCGATCTACCCGCCGGCCACCGCGGACTACACGAACGTCAACTTCGACTTCTACCCGTTCTTCCTGGCCAACTCGGGCGGGACGCAGCTGATCGAGGACGGCGAGGCCACCTTCGCGAGCGACGAGGCCCTGGAGACGCTCGAGCTCTGGCAGACGCTGTACGCCGAGGGCTACGCGTCCGCCGAGGCGTACAGCGGCGACATGTGGGCCGGTCCGTTCGCGGACGGCGTCGCGGCCATGGGCATCGCCGGGCCGTGGGGCGCCGGGCAGTTCGACGGCAAGGTCGAGTACGGCACGGTGCCGATCCCGACGCACGACGGCACGCCTGCGGACCAGACGTCGACGTTCGCCGACTCCAAGAACGTCGGCCTGTACTCCTCCTGCGAGAACCAGCAGACCGCGTGGGAGTTCCTCAAGTTCGCGACGGACGACGAGAACGACCTCGCGCTGCTCGAGACGACCGGCCAGTTCCCGACGCGCACGGACGTGCCGGAGCTCGCCGCGGACTTCCTGGCGGAGAAGCCGTTCTTCCAGTCCTTCGCGGCCGCCGTGCCGCTCGCCGTGGACGTGCCCACCGTCGACGGCCTCGCGGAGAAGATGCAGGTGTTCCGCGACGCGTGGGGCGAGGCGGTCCAGTCCGGCTCCGGCGACCTGCCCGGCGTGTTCGGCCAGGCCGCCACGACCGTCGACGGCCTGTCCGGCTGA
- a CDS encoding sugar ABC transporter permease has protein sequence MTTLRDDAVRSPARTTGSRDPGRGRPARGRRLQRWLGEHPLGVLLSAPYTAFVVVVFLVPFGFGVWMSVHDFFFTAPGVQVPHPFVGLDNFRQVLADPAVRQAFGNLLVFLVINVPLTVVLGLLLSTALDASTRWKGFFRVAYYVPYVTASVATLASWIFLFSGNGVVNRLLGSLAPDPTWLANAGLIMPLIAVYVTWKNLGFYVLLYLAGLQNVPRELHEAAEVDGAGAWRRFRSVTLPGVRPVTSLVVLLSIITTGQIFTEPYLLTGGGPNGASMTPALLMYQKGIQQGQPDVAAAIGMILVLAVMVVSLVSRRLTERKG, from the coding sequence ATGACCACCCTCCGCGACGACGCCGTGCGGTCGCCGGCCCGGACCACGGGCAGCCGTGACCCGGGCCGGGGCCGCCCGGCCCGGGGCCGGCGCCTGCAGCGCTGGCTCGGTGAGCACCCGCTCGGGGTCCTGCTCAGCGCCCCGTACACGGCGTTCGTCGTCGTGGTGTTCCTGGTGCCGTTCGGGTTCGGCGTCTGGATGTCGGTGCACGACTTCTTCTTCACTGCACCCGGCGTCCAGGTGCCGCACCCGTTCGTGGGCCTGGACAACTTCCGGCAGGTGCTGGCCGACCCGGCGGTGCGCCAGGCGTTCGGCAACCTGCTCGTGTTCCTCGTCATCAACGTGCCGCTGACGGTCGTCCTCGGCCTGCTGCTGTCGACCGCGCTGGACGCCTCGACGCGGTGGAAGGGGTTCTTCCGGGTCGCGTACTACGTCCCGTACGTCACGGCCTCCGTGGCGACGCTCGCGTCGTGGATCTTCCTGTTCAGCGGCAACGGGGTCGTCAACCGGCTGCTCGGCAGCCTCGCGCCGGACCCGACGTGGCTCGCGAACGCCGGCCTGATCATGCCGCTCATCGCGGTGTACGTGACCTGGAAGAACCTCGGGTTCTACGTGCTGCTGTACCTCGCGGGGCTGCAGAACGTGCCGCGGGAGCTGCACGAGGCGGCGGAGGTGGACGGCGCCGGGGCGTGGCGGCGGTTCCGGTCCGTCACGCTGCCCGGCGTCCGGCCGGTGACCTCGCTCGTGGTGCTGCTGTCGATCATCACGACCGGGCAGATCTTCACCGAGCCGTACCTGCTCACCGGCGGCGGTCCGAACGGGGCGTCCATGACCCCCGCCCTGCTCATGTACCAGAAGGGCATCCAGCAGGGGCAGCCCGACGTCGCCGCGGCCATCGGCATGATCCTCGTGCTCGCCGTGATGGTCGTCTCGCTCGTCTCCCGCCGGCTCACGGAGAGGAAGGGCTGA
- the manA gene encoding mannose-6-phosphate isomerase, class I, giving the protein MFLLDNPVRRYPWGSTSLVQQLLGRPLDGRPVAEVWIGAHPDDPSVAAAPGRRVPLDVLVAGQPEAVLGRRVLATAGPRLPFLTKILAAAHALSVQVHPTAAQAEAGFAAEERRGVGRDAPERTYRDRSHKPEVLYALTPFELLSGLREPEQAAKLVAELEVPALEPLVGLLRDDAPAAGHRAALTWLLHQRGPTPAPWVEEVARVAEEAVGTRPEVRVVRDLARQFPGDPALVAPLLLNFARLEPGQALYTGAGTLHAYLSGMAVEVMAASDNVLRAGLTTKHVDVDELLAVTDFTPRLTGFLRPVRVAPGAVDYVPPVPDFALSVLTPRAGSVVPGPDDGPRVVVCTAGEVRVEAGDVRGLRPGDAVLVPDVDGPLTVSGDGTAVVAAA; this is encoded by the coding sequence GTGTTCCTGCTCGACAACCCGGTGCGGCGCTACCCGTGGGGCTCGACGTCGCTCGTGCAGCAGCTCCTCGGGCGTCCGCTGGACGGGCGCCCGGTCGCGGAGGTGTGGATCGGCGCCCACCCGGACGACCCGTCCGTCGCGGCCGCCCCCGGGCGCCGGGTGCCGCTCGACGTGCTCGTCGCCGGGCAGCCCGAGGCGGTGCTCGGGCGCCGGGTGCTCGCGACGGCGGGGCCGCGGCTGCCGTTCCTCACCAAGATCCTGGCGGCCGCCCACGCGCTGTCCGTCCAGGTGCACCCGACCGCCGCGCAGGCCGAGGCCGGGTTCGCGGCGGAGGAGCGCCGGGGCGTCGGCCGGGACGCCCCGGAGCGGACGTACCGCGACCGCTCGCACAAGCCCGAGGTGCTCTACGCGCTCACGCCGTTCGAGCTGCTCAGCGGGCTGCGCGAGCCCGAGCAGGCGGCGAAGCTGGTCGCGGAGCTCGAGGTCCCCGCCCTGGAGCCCCTGGTCGGCCTGCTGCGCGACGACGCGCCGGCGGCGGGGCACCGCGCGGCGCTGACCTGGCTGCTCCACCAGCGCGGCCCCACGCCCGCCCCCTGGGTGGAGGAGGTCGCCCGCGTCGCGGAGGAGGCCGTCGGCACGCGCCCGGAGGTCCGGGTCGTGCGCGACCTCGCGCGGCAGTTCCCCGGGGACCCGGCCCTGGTCGCCCCGCTGCTGCTCAACTTCGCGCGGCTCGAGCCCGGGCAGGCGCTCTACACCGGCGCGGGCACCCTGCACGCCTACCTGAGCGGGATGGCGGTGGAGGTGATGGCGGCGTCGGACAACGTGCTGCGCGCCGGGCTCACCACCAAGCACGTCGACGTCGACGAGCTGCTCGCCGTCACGGACTTCACCCCCCGGCTCACCGGGTTCCTGCGCCCGGTGCGGGTCGCGCCCGGCGCGGTGGACTACGTCCCGCCCGTCCCGGACTTCGCGCTCAGCGTCCTCACGCCGCGCGCGGGGTCCGTCGTCCCAGGGCCGGACGACGGGCCGCGCGTGGTCGTGTGCACCGCGGGCGAGGTCCGCGTCGAGGCGGGCGACGTCCGGGGGCTCCGTCCCGGCGACGCCGTGCTCGTGCCCGACGTCGACGGGCCCCTGACCGTCTCGGGCGACGGGACGGCGGTGGTCGCCGCCGCCTGA
- a CDS encoding polysaccharide lyase family 8 super-sandwich domain-containing protein: MRHLRAVIALAVALVLGGGGLAAGPRAAAADPAEDLDTIVSRLEEYYLGQGDEIIIANGIYLARTSEALEYAATQRADGSWADVDYADRTSSANGSVWSAYTALYRMLAMTHAYRDPDAEGFEDPALVTAVERALAYWDVADPGNTNWWETEIGESIAMGRIAISLGDVLSEDAMAVALEHNTGKLDPVGANGAWRTTNYLFEAIATHDLDKIRAGFDTMVQTVAVDDSGTVQEAVQPDASFWAHGAQLYSEGYGMVLFTNVALWADVSRGTSLAFSREHLDTIAFYIISGTRWMIRGEIGMLYLNYRQPKTVDGITSHASEFIEPLTRMVRTDPLYSTAYRAVLDGIRGETRTNGVTGDRYFWRSEFASHLREDYGIFTRLNSSRTVGSEYRSTFRPSVGNEIVWNSAGATAIQVNNREYLDLGPTFDWFHYPGVTAPYVKEQTRGSTGNGGSFTGGVSDGTYGASVYTLDRAATTGKKSYFTFDDEMVALGTGIASTSDAPVHTTVNQAVAKPNASVGGVPVAPGTDGATVEGPTWAYNDEVGYVFPAGSRVQVSDKTQTGSWIGEDPVSRDAFTLYVDHGVRPTDAGYEYVVLPAAEPAEVEAYAADPAVEVLRNDGAVQAVRHPGLHRTMATFYEPGTLDLGDGRALTVDQPALVILDESGDVPVVSVANPSRPGLVVRVGLTGPDASAHGTFGLGSGADLGRTVTAALTAGDDAASPYTASSAQAGHAAALAGDGDEGTSWRSQGDGTAWLARQLEHGSFVTGVTVTWGDAPAGRFLLQTTADGVTWTDHALTQDGTGGTTRIAIEPTAATAVRLLLLDGPGDGYEVRELAVDASVNLALGRGVSASGTSSGAAGNITDGSTTTRWSGNLSDGAWAQVDLGSVQPVGTVRLWWEASYARQYRIQVSDDGSAWRDAYATPAEGGDGGVDVVGLDEQARYVRMQTVQRSTTQYGVSLWELEVFPDSAIAEAPPVAAVRENVALGRPTTADSQYSAQLAPGNATDGNATTRWASLRQNAPYTTERWLQVDLESSRTVNQVVLTWESATSDDFRVEGSDDGQEWHELARVQKTSAELRNVVDFPDAEVRYLRVIGLPVTRYGLSLFELEVYGGYKLGCTAPAVGADRDSTAVLGASITPAEADDVVSAASLDGAVASVVGTPRVDADGRIEVDLATGGSGSTGVLLTHAKGDELVWCAVSIAVATGELEDLVARADALDSRQYTADSWAPLLPALEHAKALLATDGTTQEDVDAAAAALGTALTGLVELPPADTTAPDVTIAADGRVVTVTASDEGGSGVASVEHRRGTSGAWTAYTGPVTVPGTDAVTVQARATDGAGNVSRVVAVEVAAVEPGPGESPGPGEEPGPGEEPGPGEEPGPGEQPAPGEQPAPAVTVSAATVRPGDRVTVTLAHVPGDQAEIGVASTYRRLTVTALVDGAASVVVTVPTDLPAGAHHLQVRDETGRVLAETPLTVVTGGGPLAVTGADVVLPLAVALALLALGTALAVRARRRRA, translated from the coding sequence GTGAGACACCTCAGAGCAGTGATCGCCCTCGCCGTCGCCCTCGTGCTGGGCGGCGGCGGACTCGCGGCGGGACCGCGCGCGGCTGCGGCCGACCCCGCCGAGGACCTGGACACGATCGTCTCCCGCCTCGAGGAGTACTACCTCGGGCAGGGCGACGAGATCATCATCGCGAACGGCATCTACCTGGCGCGGACGTCCGAGGCGCTCGAGTACGCCGCCACCCAGCGGGCCGACGGGTCGTGGGCGGACGTGGACTACGCGGACCGCACCAGCTCCGCCAACGGGTCCGTGTGGTCCGCGTACACCGCGCTCTACCGGATGCTCGCGATGACCCACGCGTACCGCGACCCCGACGCGGAGGGGTTCGAGGACCCCGCGCTCGTGACCGCGGTCGAGCGGGCGCTCGCCTACTGGGACGTCGCCGACCCGGGGAACACCAACTGGTGGGAGACCGAGATCGGCGAGTCGATCGCCATGGGCCGGATCGCGATCTCCCTGGGTGACGTGCTGAGCGAGGACGCGATGGCCGTCGCGCTGGAGCACAACACCGGCAAGCTCGACCCGGTCGGCGCGAACGGCGCCTGGCGCACCACCAACTACCTGTTCGAGGCGATCGCGACCCACGACCTCGACAAGATCCGTGCCGGGTTCGACACGATGGTGCAGACCGTCGCCGTGGACGACTCCGGGACGGTGCAGGAGGCCGTGCAGCCGGACGCCAGCTTCTGGGCCCACGGCGCCCAGCTCTACAGCGAGGGCTACGGCATGGTGCTGTTCACCAACGTGGCGCTCTGGGCGGACGTGTCCCGCGGCACGAGCCTGGCGTTCAGCCGCGAGCACCTCGACACGATCGCGTTCTACATCATCTCGGGCACCCGCTGGATGATCCGCGGCGAGATCGGGATGCTCTACCTCAACTACCGGCAGCCCAAGACGGTCGACGGGATCACGAGCCACGCGTCGGAGTTCATCGAGCCGCTCACCCGCATGGTGCGGACCGACCCGCTGTACTCCACCGCGTACCGGGCGGTCCTCGACGGCATCCGCGGCGAGACCCGCACCAACGGCGTGACGGGCGACAGGTACTTCTGGCGCTCCGAGTTCGCGTCCCACCTGCGCGAGGACTACGGCATCTTCACGCGGCTGAACTCCAGCCGCACGGTCGGCAGCGAGTACCGGTCCACGTTCCGGCCGTCGGTCGGCAACGAGATCGTGTGGAACTCGGCCGGCGCCACCGCGATCCAGGTGAACAACCGCGAGTACCTCGACCTCGGCCCGACGTTCGACTGGTTCCACTACCCCGGGGTGACGGCGCCCTACGTCAAGGAGCAGACGCGCGGCTCGACCGGCAACGGCGGCAGCTTCACCGGCGGCGTCTCGGACGGCACCTACGGCGCGAGCGTCTACACGCTGGACCGCGCCGCGACGACCGGCAAGAAGAGCTACTTCACGTTCGACGACGAGATGGTGGCGCTCGGCACCGGCATCGCGTCCACCTCGGACGCCCCGGTGCACACCACGGTCAACCAGGCCGTCGCGAAGCCGAACGCCTCGGTCGGCGGCGTGCCGGTGGCTCCCGGGACGGACGGCGCCACGGTGGAGGGCCCGACGTGGGCGTACAACGACGAGGTCGGGTACGTCTTCCCCGCCGGGTCCCGGGTGCAGGTGTCGGACAAGACCCAGACGGGGAGCTGGATCGGCGAGGACCCGGTGAGCCGTGACGCGTTCACGCTGTACGTCGACCACGGGGTCCGGCCCACCGACGCCGGCTACGAGTACGTCGTGCTGCCCGCCGCGGAGCCCGCGGAGGTCGAGGCGTACGCCGCCGACCCCGCGGTGGAGGTGCTGCGCAACGACGGCGCCGTCCAGGCCGTGCGCCACCCCGGGCTGCACCGCACCATGGCGACGTTCTACGAGCCGGGGACGCTCGACCTCGGGGACGGCCGCGCGCTCACCGTGGACCAGCCGGCCCTCGTGATCCTCGACGAGTCCGGGGACGTGCCCGTCGTCAGCGTGGCGAACCCGAGCCGGCCCGGCCTGGTCGTCCGGGTGGGCCTCACCGGCCCGGACGCGTCCGCGCACGGCACGTTCGGGCTCGGCTCGGGCGCGGACCTGGGCCGCACGGTGACCGCCGCGCTGACCGCCGGGGACGACGCGGCGTCGCCGTACACGGCCAGCAGCGCGCAGGCGGGGCACGCGGCGGCGCTCGCCGGCGACGGGGACGAGGGCACGTCGTGGCGGTCGCAGGGCGACGGCACCGCGTGGCTCGCCCGGCAGCTGGAGCACGGCTCGTTCGTCACCGGCGTCACGGTGACCTGGGGCGACGCCCCCGCCGGCCGGTTCCTGCTCCAGACGACCGCCGACGGCGTGACCTGGACCGACCACGCGCTCACCCAGGACGGCACCGGCGGCACCACGCGGATCGCGATCGAGCCGACGGCCGCGACCGCGGTCCGGCTGCTGCTCCTGGACGGGCCGGGCGACGGCTACGAGGTGCGGGAGCTCGCGGTGGACGCGAGCGTGAACCTCGCGCTCGGTCGCGGGGTCTCGGCGTCCGGGACGTCGAGCGGCGCGGCGGGGAACATCACCGACGGCAGCACGACGACGCGGTGGAGCGGCAACCTGTCCGACGGCGCGTGGGCCCAGGTCGACCTGGGGTCCGTCCAGCCGGTCGGCACCGTCCGGCTGTGGTGGGAGGCGTCGTACGCCCGGCAGTACCGGATCCAGGTCTCCGACGACGGGTCCGCGTGGCGCGACGCGTACGCCACCCCGGCGGAGGGCGGCGACGGCGGCGTGGACGTGGTCGGCCTCGACGAGCAGGCGCGCTACGTGCGGATGCAGACCGTGCAGCGCAGCACGACCCAGTACGGCGTCTCGCTGTGGGAGCTGGAGGTGTTCCCGGACTCCGCGATCGCCGAGGCCCCGCCGGTGGCGGCGGTGCGGGAGAACGTCGCGCTCGGGCGGCCGACGACCGCGGACTCGCAGTACAGCGCGCAGCTCGCGCCGGGCAACGCGACCGACGGCAACGCCACCACCCGGTGGGCGTCGCTCCGCCAGAACGCGCCGTACACCACCGAGCGCTGGCTGCAGGTGGACCTGGAGTCGTCGCGCACCGTCAACCAGGTGGTGCTGACGTGGGAGTCGGCCACGTCGGACGACTTCCGCGTGGAGGGCTCCGACGACGGGCAGGAGTGGCACGAGCTCGCCCGGGTCCAGAAGACCTCCGCCGAGCTGCGCAACGTCGTGGACTTCCCGGACGCGGAGGTCCGGTACCTGCGGGTGATCGGACTGCCCGTCACCAGGTACGGCCTGTCCCTGTTCGAGCTCGAGGTCTACGGCGGCTACAAGCTCGGGTGCACGGCGCCCGCGGTGGGGGCCGACCGCGACTCCACGGCCGTCCTGGGCGCGTCGATCACGCCGGCCGAGGCCGACGACGTCGTGTCCGCCGCATCGCTCGACGGCGCCGTCGCGTCCGTCGTGGGCACGCCGCGGGTCGACGCGGACGGCCGCATCGAGGTCGACCTCGCCACCGGCGGCTCGGGCAGCACGGGGGTGCTCCTCACCCACGCCAAGGGCGACGAGCTGGTGTGGTGCGCGGTGAGCATCGCCGTCGCCACCGGGGAGCTCGAGGACCTGGTCGCCCGGGCGGACGCGCTGGACAGCCGGCAGTACACCGCGGACAGCTGGGCGCCGCTGCTGCCCGCGCTCGAGCACGCCAAGGCGCTGCTCGCGACCGACGGCACGACGCAGGAGGACGTCGACGCGGCCGCCGCGGCGCTGGGCACGGCCCTCACGGGCCTGGTGGAGCTCCCGCCGGCCGACACGACGGCGCCCGACGTCACGATCGCGGCGGACGGCCGGGTGGTGACCGTGACGGCGTCCGACGAGGGCGGGTCCGGCGTGGCCTCGGTCGAGCACCGGCGGGGCACCTCCGGCGCGTGGACGGCGTACACGGGGCCGGTGACCGTGCCCGGCACGGACGCCGTCACCGTCCAGGCGCGGGCGACCGACGGGGCCGGGAACGTCTCCCGCGTGGTCGCCGTGGAGGTCGCGGCCGTGGAGCCGGGGCCGGGGGAGAGCCCCGGACCGGGCGAGGAGCCGGGGCCGGGCGAGGAGCCGGGGCCGGGCGAGGAGCCGGGGCCGGGCGAGCAGCCCGCGCCCGGCGAGCAGCCCGCGCCGGCGGTGACGGTCTCGGCCGCCACGGTGCGTCCCGGGGACCGCGTGACGGTCACCCTGGCGCACGTCCCCGGCGACCAGGCCGAGATCGGCGTCGCGTCCACGTACCGGCGCCTCACGGTCACCGCCCTGGTCGACGGCGCCGCGAGCGTCGTGGTGACCGTCCCGACGGACCTGCCGGCGGGTGCGCACCACCTGCAGGTGCGGGACGAGACGGGACGGGTCCTCGCGGAGACGCCGCTCACGGTGGTCACCGGCGGCGGGCCGCTCGCCGTCACCGGTGCGGACGTGGTGCTGCCGCTCGCGGTGGCGCTCGCGCTGCTCGCCCTCGGCACGGCGCTCGCGGTCCGGGCGCGCCGGCGGCGGGCCTAG